Proteins from a genomic interval of Helicoverpa zea isolate HzStark_Cry1AcR chromosome 13, ilHelZeax1.1, whole genome shotgun sequence:
- the LOC124635987 gene encoding uncharacterized protein LOC124635987 — MSSEDKKVVIEEHQLSSISITARIPEFWKKSPRTWFIQAEAVLNPQKMSDESKYQVLISKLPPDAVEQVTQILVDPPEKNKYETLKNKLIFIYQESEERQVKKLIGEMELGDQKPSQLLRKMQDLARGRVNNETLIVMWQNHLPNSVRGVLAVTEEKDLEKLASIADKIMETTTPIHSVATVKQEPGPSGSQDQIISAINKLSDRLQNLESRSRGRSNNWRRNNFRRNRSRSGSRSRTRKFEDPNWLCFYHYKYRSKATKCVDPCNWKKKHDKDKPAEN; from the coding sequence atgtcGTCTGAAGACAAGAAGGTCGTTATTGAAGAACATCAACTGTCGTCCATCTCCATCACAGCTAGAATTCCGGAATTTTGGAAGAAGTCGCCTAGAACATGGTTTATCCAAGCAGAAGCAGTTCTAAATCCTCAGAAGATGTCCGACGAATCAAAGTACCAggtccttatttcaaaattaccccCAGAcgcagttgagcaagttacacagATCCTTGTGGATCCccctgagaaaaataaatatgagaccttgaagaataagttgatatttatatatcaaGAATCCGAAGAGCGGcaagtaaaaaaactcattgGCGAAATGGAATTAGGCGACCAGAAACCATCACAATTACTAAGAAAAATGCAAGACCTAGCCAGGGGACGAGTAAATAACGAAACACTCATAGTTATGTGGCAGAATCATTTACCAAATTCGGTGCGAGGAGTTTTAGCTGTAACGGAAGAAAAAGATCTAGAGAAATTAGCATCAATAGcggataaaataatggaaacgaCGACTCCCATACACAGTGTTGCGACTGTCAAACAGGAACCAGGCCCATCCGGTTCTCAGGACCAAATTATTTcggcaataaacaaattgagtgaTAGATTACAAAATTTAGAGTCAAGATCACGAGGCCGTTCAAATAACTGGCGAAGGAATAACTTTAGACGCAACAGATCCAGGTCAGGGTCAAGAAGTCGCACAAGGAAATTCGAAGATCCAAATTGGTTATGTTTTTACCATTATAAGTATCGCAGCAAGGCAACTAAATGTGTGGATCCATGTAACTGGAAGAAAAAACACGACAAGGACAAGCCAGCGGAAAACTAG